The following are from one region of the Phormidium sp. PBR-2020 genome:
- a CDS encoding metal ABC transporter permease translates to MSLTVELARVSDLFQLPFMQRALIGGVLTGMTGGLLGSFAVLRQLSFFSDTLGHSALLGISLGVLLGLNPTVVLLPFAVVFALGVSYLLEKTKLWTDALLNIVYSASLAVAIILLSFIGQYKGGLNNLLFGDILGIRPGDLVFSAILLIACILFVGLTLRTQMLVTLHEELAMARGISVSRHRMLFTTLLALVVGISIKAIGVLLISAFVVIPACTAQLITGNFTRYIVISTIVGAFSAVGGMLISAFWDLPSGPSIVVTQLSLFFIATSVPLARRVFS, encoded by the coding sequence ATGTCTTTGACGGTTGAACTCGCTCGTGTCAGCGATTTATTTCAACTTCCCTTCATGCAGCGGGCCCTCATCGGTGGAGTTCTAACGGGTATGACGGGGGGACTTTTAGGGAGTTTTGCCGTCCTGCGACAATTATCCTTTTTTAGTGATACCCTAGGACATTCAGCTCTCTTGGGAATTAGCCTTGGGGTTTTATTGGGTCTGAATCCTACAGTTGTCTTGCTCCCCTTTGCTGTTGTTTTTGCGTTAGGGGTCTCCTACCTTCTGGAAAAAACAAAGCTCTGGACAGATGCTCTATTAAACATTGTCTATTCAGCTTCCCTGGCAGTTGCTATTATTTTACTAAGCTTTATTGGACAGTATAAAGGGGGCTTAAATAATCTCTTGTTTGGCGATATTTTAGGGATTCGCCCAGGAGATTTAGTCTTTAGCGCCATACTCCTAATTGCCTGTATTTTGTTTGTGGGCTTGACCCTACGAACTCAAATGCTTGTGACTCTCCATGAAGAATTAGCCATGGCGCGAGGGATTTCCGTCTCCAGACATCGGATGTTATTTACGACCTTATTGGCTTTGGTGGTGGGCATTTCCATTAAGGCAATTGGCGTATTACTCATTAGCGCCTTTGTCGTCATCCCCGCCTGTACCGCACAACTCATCACGGGAAATTTCACCCGCTATATTGTCATATCGACGATTGTCGGTGCCTTCAGTGCCGTAGGAGGAATGCTCATCTCTGCCTTTTGGGATTTGCCCTCAGGGCCGAGTATTGTCGTTACACAACTGAGCTTATTTTTTATCGCTACCTCCGTTCCCCTGGCCCGACGAGTTTTCTCTTAG
- a CDS encoding metal ABC transporter ATP-binding protein, with protein MSDLVMTVNNLTVYRETYLAVRDVSFSLEAGTDTAIVGPNGAGKSTLVQALLGILPRKAGDIFILGQPLSRRGHLPSVVREQIAYLPQNFLFDRRIPITVEELVGLGWDAPGIRLPWLGGRQRFHQVRQALARVDAAHLRSQSISSLSGGEMKRVLLAYCLVRPRSLLILDEAPAGLDIQSESEFYQLLYQLKQEQGWAILQISHDLEMVRQHCDRVLCLNRTLRCQGVPEVALSPENLVAAYGNERTPYHHSHY; from the coding sequence TTGAGTGACCTTGTAATGACCGTTAATAATCTAACGGTGTATCGTGAAACCTATTTGGCGGTACGGGATGTCTCGTTTTCCCTTGAAGCGGGGACTGACACTGCCATCGTCGGACCGAATGGTGCAGGAAAAAGTACCCTGGTTCAAGCCCTGTTGGGGATTTTGCCCCGTAAAGCTGGAGATATTTTCATCTTAGGGCAACCCTTAAGCCGTCGGGGCCATCTTCCCTCCGTTGTCCGGGAACAAATTGCCTATCTTCCCCAGAATTTCCTGTTTGATCGTCGGATTCCCATCACCGTCGAGGAGTTAGTGGGATTAGGCTGGGACGCACCGGGAATTAGACTTCCTTGGTTAGGGGGGCGACAGCGATTTCACCAGGTCCGTCAAGCCTTAGCGCGAGTGGATGCGGCTCATTTGCGATCGCAATCCATCAGTAGCCTCTCCGGTGGGGAAATGAAGCGAGTGCTACTGGCTTACTGCTTAGTGCGTCCCCGCAGTCTCTTGATTTTAGATGAAGCTCCGGCGGGATTAGATATCCAAAGTGAGTCGGAGTTTTATCAACTGCTCTATCAGTTAAAACAAGAACAAGGTTGGGCAATTTTGCAAATTTCCCATGACTTAGAAATGGTACGCCAACATTGCGATCGCGTCCTCTGTCTCAATCGGACCTTACGCTGTCAAGGAGTTCCTGAAGTGGCACTATCCCCAGAAAATCTCGTAGCCGCCTATGGCAACGAACGCACCCCCTATCATCATTCTCACTATTAA
- a CDS encoding zinc ABC transporter substrate-binding protein: MYSFHPLQQLLGLSRRAARPLCAIAASATLVGLGGCAAEPEDPSQAALGDAETEELRVMTTFMPITQFTKAVVGDRAEVVQLLPIGVDPHDYQARPAEVQALGQADVLVKNGLEMEFFLDSLIANAENPDLLIIDTSEGVALLSNEETGGHSHSHDDHDHGHSHDDHDHDHGHSHSHDDHDHDHGHGHDHGDGHHHHHHGEYNPHIWLDPQRAIQQVENIRDGLISADPEGEPDYTANAAAFIEQLRDLDAEISEALAPFAGETFVVFHDFAPYFAERYNLETDFLVDVPASNPSPGDVQRISEQVAQTNLKTLLAEPQSGEDTFAALAGDLDINVSIFSPMEIATRPEDLQPEAYLTMMRENLANLREAFGGSAQSWWYREVPELAAASH; the protein is encoded by the coding sequence ATGTATAGTTTCCATCCCTTACAACAGCTTCTAGGGCTATCTCGTCGGGCTGCCCGTCCTCTCTGTGCGATCGCCGCCTCCGCGACCCTCGTGGGGTTAGGGGGTTGTGCAGCCGAACCCGAAGACCCCAGCCAAGCCGCCTTAGGCGACGCCGAGACCGAGGAACTGCGGGTGATGACCACCTTTATGCCCATCACCCAGTTTACAAAAGCCGTCGTGGGCGATCGCGCTGAAGTGGTGCAACTGTTACCCATTGGCGTTGATCCTCACGACTATCAAGCCCGGCCCGCAGAAGTGCAAGCCTTGGGCCAAGCCGATGTGCTGGTCAAAAATGGTCTGGAAATGGAGTTTTTCCTCGACAGCCTCATCGCCAACGCCGAGAACCCGGATCTCCTGATTATTGACACCAGTGAAGGAGTGGCCCTTCTCTCCAACGAGGAAACTGGGGGTCATAGCCACAGCCATGATGACCATGACCACGGTCATAGCCATGACGACCACGACCACGATCATGGTCATAGCCACAGCCATGATGACCACGACCACGATCACGGTCATGGCCATGATCATGGCGATGGACATCATCACCACCACCATGGAGAATACAATCCTCACATCTGGCTCGACCCCCAACGAGCCATCCAACAGGTAGAAAACATCCGTGATGGTCTGATTTCTGCCGACCCCGAGGGAGAACCGGACTACACCGCCAACGCCGCCGCCTTCATTGAGCAATTGCGGGATCTCGACGCTGAAATCAGCGAGGCCTTAGCCCCCTTTGCGGGAGAAACCTTTGTAGTCTTCCATGACTTTGCCCCCTACTTTGCCGAGCGTTACAATTTAGAAACGGATTTCTTAGTGGATGTTCCCGCCTCGAATCCCTCTCCGGGGGATGTACAGCGAATCTCCGAACAAGTGGCTCAAACCAATCTCAAGACGCTCTTAGCGGAACCCCAGTCGGGAGAAGATACCTTTGCGGCCCTAGCCGGAGATTTAGATATCAACGTCAGCATTTTCAGTCCCATGGAAATCGCGACCCGTCCTGAGGATTTGCAACCGGAAGCCTATCTGACGATGATGCGTGAGAACCTCGCGAATTTGCGAGAAGCCTTTGGCGGTTCTGCCCAATCTTGGTGGTATCGTGAAGTACCAGAGCTAGCAGCAGCAAGTCATTAA
- a CDS encoding GTP-binding protein has product MVNTPMLNTVPVTVLTGYLGAGKTTLLNRILTYEHGKKVAVIVNEFGEVGIDNQLVIDADEEIFEMNNGCICCTVRGDLIRIIGNLMRRRDKFDHLVIETTGLADPAPVIQTFFVDDEMQEQLNLDAVVTVVDAKHIHDHWDADEAQEQIAFADVILLNKTDLVSEAELEDLEARIRSMNIMAKVYRTQNASIEMQQILGVNAFDLNRALEVDPKFLEEDAHEHDETVGSIALVEAGAIDGEKLNAWLSELLQTQGPNIFRMKGILNLDGEEERFVFQGVHMLFDGSPDRPWKPEEERKNELVFIGRDLDATQLAEAFRSCLV; this is encoded by the coding sequence ATGGTCAATACCCCCATGCTAAACACCGTTCCCGTTACTGTTCTGACTGGGTATCTGGGAGCCGGGAAAACCACACTCCTCAACCGCATCCTTACCTATGAACATGGCAAAAAGGTCGCTGTCATCGTCAATGAGTTTGGTGAAGTCGGGATTGATAACCAGTTGGTAATTGATGCCGACGAAGAAATTTTCGAGATGAACAACGGCTGTATCTGTTGTACCGTCAGGGGTGACTTGATTCGTATCATCGGCAACTTGATGCGGCGACGTGATAAATTTGACCATTTGGTGATTGAAACCACCGGCTTGGCTGACCCAGCCCCCGTGATTCAAACCTTCTTCGTCGATGACGAGATGCAAGAACAACTGAACCTCGATGCGGTGGTGACGGTGGTGGATGCCAAACATATCCATGATCACTGGGATGCGGACGAGGCCCAAGAACAAATCGCCTTTGCTGATGTCATCCTCCTCAACAAGACGGATCTCGTCAGTGAAGCCGAGTTAGAAGACCTAGAAGCCCGCATTCGCTCGATGAACATCATGGCCAAGGTCTACCGTACTCAAAATGCCAGCATTGAGATGCAGCAAATTCTCGGGGTGAACGCCTTTGACCTCAACCGGGCCCTAGAGGTTGATCCCAAGTTCCTCGAAGAAGATGCCCATGAGCATGACGAGACGGTCGGCTCGATCGCCCTCGTTGAAGCCGGAGCAATTGATGGGGAAAAACTGAACGCTTGGCTGAGTGAGTTGTTGCAAACCCAAGGGCCCAACATCTTCCGCATGAAAGGGATTTTGAATCTAGATGGGGAAGAGGAGCGATTCGTGTTTCAGGGGGTGCATATGCTCTTTGATGGTTCCCCCGATCGCCCCTGGAAGCCCGAGGAAGAGCGCAAAAATGAACTGGTCTTTATTGGGCGCGATCTCGATGCCACGCAGCTCGCAGAGGCGTTTCGCTCATGTCTCGTCTAA
- the larC gene encoding nickel pincer cofactor biosynthesis protein LarC: MSSRIAYFDCPTGIAGDMCLGALLDAGVPLEYLEQQLAGLGLGGAFRLRTERVQRQGQDGLKLHVELSQDADDSPTADGHHHHHHGTRHLPEIETLIQGANLSQRARDWSLKVFRRLADAEGSVHGISPDRVHFHEVGAVDAIVDIVGTCVALDWLGVDRIFCSALPSGGGTVKAAHGRLPVPVPAVLNLLEMRGVMLYDNGIHRELVTPTGAALMVTLAESFGQVPAMRLQQTGLGAGTQELPIPNLLRLWVGETEESLWGSDRVCVLETQLDDTTPQVIGYTCDRLFEVGALDVFTQAVQMKKSRPGVLLTVICPPDQQRLCETVIFQETTTLGIRQTLQPRSVLKRHLDTIDLEGQTVRLKIATDATGAILNVQPEYEDVAAIARKQQRPWSQVQQQALQAWHSHHS, encoded by the coding sequence ATGAGCAGTCGCATTGCCTATTTTGATTGTCCGACGGGTATCGCTGGCGATATGTGTTTGGGGGCCCTACTCGATGCTGGGGTTCCCTTAGAGTATCTGGAACAGCAACTGGCCGGTTTGGGCTTGGGGGGGGCGTTTCGCTTGCGCACTGAACGAGTCCAACGTCAGGGCCAAGATGGTCTAAAACTCCATGTGGAGTTATCCCAGGATGCGGACGACTCCCCCACCGCTGACGGCCATCATCATCACCATCACGGCACGCGTCACCTGCCGGAGATTGAAACCCTGATTCAGGGCGCGAATTTGAGCCAGCGTGCCAGGGATTGGAGTTTGAAGGTGTTTCGACGTTTAGCGGATGCAGAAGGCTCTGTTCACGGCATTAGCCCCGATCGCGTGCATTTTCATGAGGTGGGGGCAGTGGATGCCATTGTCGATATTGTGGGCACTTGTGTCGCCTTGGATTGGCTGGGAGTTGACCGCATTTTCTGTTCGGCCCTCCCTAGCGGCGGGGGGACGGTGAAGGCGGCCCATGGACGACTCCCCGTTCCGGTTCCGGCGGTGTTGAATTTGTTGGAGATGCGGGGGGTGATGCTGTATGACAATGGCATTCATCGAGAATTGGTGACCCCCACTGGGGCAGCCTTAATGGTGACTCTGGCGGAGTCGTTTGGCCAGGTTCCGGCGATGCGGCTGCAACAAACGGGGTTGGGGGCGGGAACTCAGGAGTTACCGATTCCCAATCTCTTACGCCTCTGGGTGGGAGAAACAGAGGAGTCTCTCTGGGGCAGCGATCGCGTCTGTGTGTTGGAAACTCAGTTAGATGACACCACCCCCCAGGTGATTGGCTATACCTGCGATCGCCTATTTGAGGTGGGGGCGTTGGATGTGTTCACCCAAGCAGTCCAGATGAAGAAATCCCGCCCTGGCGTTCTCCTGACGGTGATTTGTCCCCCGGACCAACAACGCCTCTGTGAGACGGTGATCTTCCAAGAAACCACCACCCTGGGGATTCGCCAAACCCTGCAACCGCGATCGGTTCTGAAACGTCACCTGGACACCATTGACCTGGAGGGCCAAACCGTTCGCCTCAAAATTGCCACCGATGCAACAGGTGCAATTCTCAATGTCCAGCCCGAATATGAGGATGTGGCGGCGATCGCCCGAAAACAGCAGCGTCCCTGGTCTCAGGTGCAACAACAGGCCCTACAAGCTTGGCACAGCCATCACTCCTAA
- a CDS encoding threonylcarbamoyl-AMP synthase, with protein MATIYEVHPDTPQPRRIEEIRDALAQGAVMLYPTDTVYAIGCDINVKSAVQRVRQIKQLSNEKPLTFLCSSLSNIASYAQVSDPAYRIMKRLIPGPFTFLLPATKQVPKLVMSPKRKTTGIRVPDRPVCLALLNALQVPIVSTSAYLLDKEHSTPIPTLEVGQTLDKAELFDRWEKLVDLIIDDGSEPGYEMSTILDLTDANYPEIVRRGLNWETAAAWI; from the coding sequence ATGGCAACCATTTACGAAGTTCATCCGGACACCCCACAACCTCGGCGAATAGAAGAAATTAGGGATGCCCTAGCTCAAGGGGCCGTGATGTTGTATCCCACCGATACGGTCTACGCCATCGGCTGTGATATCAACGTCAAGTCCGCCGTTCAACGGGTTCGTCAAATTAAACAACTCTCCAATGAAAAACCATTAACCTTCCTCTGTTCCTCCCTCTCCAACATTGCCAGTTATGCCCAAGTGTCTGATCCGGCCTACCGGATTATGAAGCGTCTTATCCCTGGACCCTTTACTTTTCTCTTACCGGCCACCAAGCAAGTGCCCAAACTGGTGATGTCCCCCAAACGCAAAACCACGGGGATTCGGGTTCCCGATCGCCCCGTCTGTCTTGCCCTCCTGAATGCCTTGCAAGTTCCCATTGTCTCTACCTCGGCGTATCTGCTTGATAAGGAGCATAGTACGCCGATTCCCACCTTAGAGGTCGGGCAAACCCTGGATAAAGCCGAATTGTTCGATCGCTGGGAGAAATTAGTCGACCTGATTATCGATGACGGCAGCGAACCGGGGTATGAGATGTCCACCATTTTGGATTTAACTGATGCCAATTATCCCGAAATTGTCCGCCGGGGTTTGAATTGGGAAACAGCGGCCGCCTGGATTTAG